The genomic interval GCGACGGGACTCCTGGAAAAGGAACCACGTTCCGTGTTATGCTTCCCCGGGACGCGGTACAATCCTGACAAGGACGGGACTCATGGCCAAGATACTGATCGCCGAAGACGAACGGGATATCCGCGACTTGATCGTCTTTACCTTGACCTATGGGAAACACCAAGTGGTCGCGGTGGGCAACGGGGAGGAAGTCTTGGAAAGCACGCGCCGCGAGCAGCCGGATCTGATCCTGCTGGATGTGCGCATGCCGCGGATGACGGGATACGAAGCCTGCCGGCGGTTAAAGGCGGATCCGACCCTGCGCCACATTCCGGTGATTTTCCTTTCGGCCAAGGGCCAGGAAGCCGAAGTGCAAACCGGGCTGGAGGCCGGCGCCGCGGAATACATCCTTAAGCCGTTCTCGCCGGATCAGTTGAACAAGCGCATCACGGAAATCTTGGATAAGGGGGAGGAATCTTAGTCCCTCTGCCCTGAGCGGAAAATGTCGGTTGGGGCGAAAGACTGTTCACCGCAGGGCCGCCGAGGACGCGGAGATTTTCCTCTGATCTTTCTGCGTTCTCCGCGGCTCTGCGGCTTTTTTTAGAAGATTACGCCTCGAGGTAATAGGTCATGTGCTGCAGGTGGGCCGCCGGGTCGATGTTCTGGACCTGGATCCCCTTCGGCACGCCGAGGGTGATCGGCGCGTAATTGAGGATGGCCTTCACGTCCGCCTTGACCAGCAGGTTCGTCACCCTCTGCGCGGCGGTGGCCGGAACCGCCAACATGGCGATGCGGATCCCGGCCTCCCGGACCCTATCCACCATGGTTTCCATGTCCTCCACGGTGTGCCCCGCCAAGTTTTTTCCGATCTTGCCCGGGTCGTTGTCGAATACGATGCGGATTTCGAAACCGCGGTCGTGAAACCCGTGGTAATGCGCGATGGCCCGGCCGAGGTCGCCGACTCCCACCAGCACCACCCCCCACGCGCGGTCTACCTTTAGAATCCGGCGCAACTGCCCGATGAGAAAGGGGATGTTGTAGCCCAAGCCCTGCTTGCCGAACTCGCCGAAGTAGGAAAGGTCTTTGCGGATTTGTGCGGAGGTTAGGCCCAGCCGTTTGCCCAATTCCAGGGAGGAAGTGATCTCCATACCCTCGGCGGCCAGCACGCGAAGGGTGCGCAGGTAGAACGGCAATCGGCCGACGACGATGTCTGGAATGGCCTTGACAGAAGCTGCTTTGTGGGGCATCTCTTGCTCCATCATCATACCGCGCCGGAAAAAGCGGCAAATGATGATACACTACGATTGAGAAATGTATCACAAATGAGGCGTTCAGGCAAACAAGATGTTTTTGGATGAAGCGAAAATCCGCGTCAGCGCCGGACGGGGGGGAAACGGCCTGATGCATTTTCACCGTGAAAAATACGTCACCCGCGGCGGCCCCGACGGAGGCGACGGCGGGCGCGGCGGCAGCGTTTACCTGCAAGTCGACCGGCGGCTGAACACCCTATACCGCTTCCGAAGCCAGCGCGTCTTCCGCGCCGAAGACGGCGCCAAGGGCGGGACCGGGAACAAGACCGGAAAATCGGGCGCCGACGCCGTCATCCCCGTGCCGGCCGGAACGCTGGTGCGCGATCTGCCCGCGGGAAAGCTGCTCGGCGACCTGACCGATGACGGGCAACGGATCCGAGTGGCGCGCGGCGGACGGGGCGGCCGCGGCAATCCGCATTTCGCCTCGGCCAGCCGTCAGGCTCCCCGTGTCGCCGAAAAGGGCGAACCGGGCGAGGAAAAGGAACTGC from Anaerolineales bacterium carries:
- a CDS encoding response regulator: MAKILIAEDERDIRDLIVFTLTYGKHQVVAVGNGEEVLESTRREQPDLILLDVRMPRMTGYEACRRLKADPTLRHIPVIFLSAKGQEAEVQTGLEAGAAEYILKPFSPDQLNKRITEILDKGEES
- a CDS encoding redox-sensing transcriptional repressor Rex yields the protein MPHKAASVKAIPDIVVGRLPFYLRTLRVLAAEGMEITSSLELGKRLGLTSAQIRKDLSYFGEFGKQGLGYNIPFLIGQLRRILKVDRAWGVVLVGVGDLGRAIAHYHGFHDRGFEIRIVFDNDPGKIGKNLAGHTVEDMETMVDRVREAGIRIAMLAVPATAAQRVTNLLVKADVKAILNYAPITLGVPKGIQVQNIDPAAHLQHMTYYLEA